GGTACTGCAACCGTGTGTACGGAGGCCAGCAACTGCTCTTGGACATTTGGAAGCTCACTAAAGTCAGACACAGATATAGCATACTTGGGGTCATTTGAAATTCTCTGCAATTCCCTGCTATCAGAGCCCCTCGATCCTATTCCGAAGGTCAAGACTCCAATTTCCTTCAGAGAGGATGCTGCTGCGTCAACATTGTCATATGACCTTCCCCCACTTAGGAGAATCAATATTTGCGGCACACCCTCCAGTCGTCTGCTGCCAGAGGCGGCAGTAAAGACATTGTCTTTGACGTACTGGAGAGCTGCCCCTGTGTTGAGGGGTCTCCCCCCTTTGTGTCTCAGACTTCTCACACTGTCTAAAACGTCTTCCTTCGTTGTGTATGCATTCAAATAGAAATTGACCTCTGGTTCTCGACTGTACTGCACCACAGAAACTCTGTCTCTGTTTTCCGCTATGTTTAATTTCTCCACTACTCTTTGTACAAAGTCACGCATTGCTGGGAAAGAATTCCTAGTGCCATCGGAACCGTCCAACAGAAAAACTACGTCCTTTTTGGGTGTTGTGTAGTCAGCTatgggaaaaaaacaaaacacagctTCAACAACACAAAGTCATTTTGACAATGTTCATACACGTTCAGAATTTCAAACTGTTCATTCACTATCTAAGCTGTTGGTGATCATCCCACTGCCCACAACTACTCAGCAATttcaaatatagacaaaaaGCCACAGAGCGAAAATTTTTGCAATGCACCTACCGGTAACACTTGGTGACGTTGTAGCAATGGGTATTGCAACCGTCTCTACGGAGTCCAGCAACTGCTCTTGGACATTTGGAAGCTCACTAAAGTCAGACACAGATATAGCATACTTGGGGTCATTTGAAATTCTCTGCAATTCCCCGCTATCAGACCCCCTCGATCCTATTCCGAAGGTCAAGACTCCAATTTCCTTCAGAGAGGATGCTGCTGCGTCAACATTGTCATATGACCTTCCCCCGCTAAGCAAAATCAGCACTTGCGGCACACCCTCCAGTCGTCTGCTGCCAGAAGAGGCAGTAAAGACATTGTCTTTGACGTGTTGAAGAGCTGCCCCTGTGTTGAGGGGCCTGCCCCCTTTGTGTCTCAGACCTCTCACACTGTCTAAAACGTCTTCCTTCGTTGTGTAGGCATTTAAATGGAAATGGACCTCTGGGTCTCGACTGAACTGCACCACAGAAACTCGGTCTCTGTTTTCCGCTATGTTTAATTTCTCCACTACTCTTTGTACAAAGTCACGCATTGCTGGGAAAGAACTCCTCGTGCCATCTGAACCGTCAAGCAGAAAAACGACGTCCTTTCTGGGTATGGTGTAATCAGCTAAGGGAAAAAAGCATCATTAACACAAAGCTATTTCCTTaacattcaaaaatcttttGTCATTTTGACAATGTTCATACACCTTCTGAACTTCACACTGTTCATTAACTATTTAAGCTGTTGGTAATTGTCCCACAGCCCACAACTACTCAGCGATTTCAAATCTAGACAGAAAAGGCACAGCACGTAAATGTTTGTCATGCACATACCAGTTGGTGACGTTGGAGCAATGGGTACTGCAACCGTGTGTACGGAGGCCAGCAACTGCTCTTGGACATTTGGAAGCTCACTAAAGTCAGACACAGATATAGCATACTTGGGGTCATTTGAAATTCTCTGCAATTCCCCGCTATCAGACCCCCTCGATCCTATTCCGAAGGTCAAGACTCCAATTTCCTTCAGAGAGGATGCTGCTGCGTCAACATTGTCATATGACCTTCCCCCGCTAAGCAAAATCAGCACTTGCGGCACACCCTCCAGTCGTCTGCTGCCAGAAGAGGCAGTAAAGACATTGTCTTTGACGTGTTGAAGAGCTGCCCCTGTGTTGAGGGGCCTGCCCCCTTTGTGTCTCAGACCTCTCACACTGTCTAAAACGTCTTCCTTTGTTGTGTAGGCATTTAAATGGAAATGGACCTCTGGGTCTCGACTGAACTGCACCACAGAAACTCGGTCTCTGTTTTCCGCTATGTTTAATTTCTCCACTACTCTTTGTACAAAGTCACGCATTGCTGGGAAAGAACTCCTCGTGCCATCTGAACCGTCAAGCAGAAAAACGACGTCCTTTCTGGGCATGGTGTAATCAGCTAAGGGAAAAAAGCATCATTAACACAAAGCTATTTCCTTaacattcaaaaatcttttGTCATTTTGACAATGTTCATACACCTTCTGAACTTCACACTGTTCATTAACTATTTAAGCTGTTGGTAATTGTCCCACAGCCCACAACTACTCAGCGATTTCAAATCTAGACAGAAAAGGCACAGCACGTAAATGTTTGTCATGCACATACCAGTTGGTGACGTTGTAGCAATGGGTACTGCAACCGTGTGTACGGAGGCCAGCAACTGCTCTTGGACATTTGGAAGCTCACTAAAGTCAGACACAGATATAGCATACTTGGGGTCATTTGAAATTCTCTGCAATTCCCCGCTATCAGAGCCCCTCGATCCTATTCCGAAGGTCAAGACTCCAATTTCCTTCAGAGAGGATGCTGCTGCGTCAACATTGTCATATGACCTTCCCCCACTTAGGAGAATCAATATTTGAGGCACACCCTCCAGTCTTCTGCTGCCAGAGGAGGCAGTAAAGACATTGTCTTTGACGTGTTGAAGAGCTGCCCCTGTGTTGAGGGGCCTGCCCCCTTTGTGTCTCAGACCTCTCACACTGTCTAAAACGTCTTCCTTCGTTGTGTAGGCATTTAAATGGAAATGGACCTCTGGGTCTCGACTGAACTGCACCACAGAAACTCGGTCTCTGTTTTCCGCTATGTTTAATTTCTCCACTACTCTTTGTACAAAGTCACGCATTGCTGGGAAAGAACTCCTCGTGCCATCTGAACCGTCCAACAGAAAAACTACGTCCTTTTTGGGTGTTGTGTAGTCAGCTatgggaaaaaaacaaaacacagctTCAACAACACAAAGTAATTTTGACAATGTTCATACACGTTTAGAATTTCACACTGTTCATTCACTATCTAAGCTGATGGTGATCATCCAACTGCCCACAACTACTAAGCGATTTCAAATGTAGACGAAAAGCCACAGAGCGAAAATTTTTACGATGCACATACCGGTAACAGTTGGTGACGTTGGAGGGATGGGTACTGCAACTGTCTGTACAGAGGCCAGCAGCTGCTCTTGGACATTTGGAAGCTCACTGAAGTCGGATATGGATATAACATAATTGGGGTCATTTGAAATTCTCTGCAATTCTCTACGATCAGAGCCCCTCGATCCTATCCCAAAGGTCAAGACTCCAATTTCTTTCAGAGAGGATGCTGCTGCATCAACATTGTCATATGACCTTCCCCCGCTAAGCAAAATCAGCACTTGTGGCACACCCTCCAGTCGTCTGCTGCCAGAAGAGGTGGTAAAGACATTGTCTTTGACTTGCTGAAGAGCTGCCCCTGTGTTGAGGGGCCTCCCCCCTTTGTGTCTCAGACCTCTTATACTGTCTAAAACGTCTTGCTTCGTTGTGTAGGCATTTAAATGGAAATGGACCTCTGGGTCTCGACTGTACTGCACCACAGAAACTCGGTCTCCGTTTTCCTTAATGTTTAATTTCTCCACTACTCTCTGCACAAAGTCACGCATTGCTGGGAAAGAATTCATAGTGCCATCCGATCCATCCAGCAGGAAGACAATGTCTCTCTTTGGTTTATGACTCTCAGCTAAGAAACAATCATTTATTGACAAGAAAAATGTATAAGAAAAACTGTATGGTACTGTTTATTactgtttaattaatttgtttgttttaaaacacattaccATTAAAAACTTGGAAATTTCTAAACTTTTTATCTTACTATTATGCTTACCCAACAAGACTTTTTCTCTGTTAGTAGGATCTGGTTTCATTGCTTCCAGTAATTGTGCCTGGATATTTGGTAATTCACTGAATTCAGCAAATGACAGCACTTGATTTTCAGATGATATTTTGTGCAGTTCTTCAGAGTCTGAGTCCTTTGCTCCAATTCCAAATATTATTACTCCATGTTCTTTGAGAGAAGAGGCTGCCTCTGAAATGTTGTCCCTTGATCTTCCATTAGTCAGCAGAATTAATATTTGAGGAATGCCTTCTTTTTGCCTACTCCCTGAAGAACTTGTAAATATATCATCCTTCACATATCGAAGGGCAGATCCTGTGTTAAGAGGCCTCCCACCTTTATGGCTTAACACCTTAACACGATTCAATACATCATCTTTTCTTATGAATGAATTTAGATAAAAATTTGCAACAGCTACATTGCTGTACTGAATTATTGATATTCTGTCCATATCAATTCCCACATTGAGATTTGTGATAACGTTGTACAGAAAATTACGTATTTCTTGAAATCCTCTtcttgtactgtcagaaccatCCACAAGAAAGGCAATATCCCTTTTAAATCCTGTGCATAGAATTGCAATAATTTTAGGATTACAGTCAATAATTTCTATCCAATTGTGTTTTGAATTAGTTTAGAAAATGAATGTATAGATTACCTATAGAACCGTACATTAAATGATTCTCTAGCTAAGTTGGTAGAaaattgcattagcagtgcaaaggttgtATTCACAGGGAACCaacatattaaaaaaagatgATACCCTTGAAAGCTCTATAGATCACTTGGATTAAAggtgttctgtgatgtgacatgtagacaaaattttttttgtttgagtctgtaatgccttagaagcttcctaaaagcctctctcagatagctctattagggtgggggattttaaacaagtggttttgcacctatttggctccccctactggcttaacttgcaatctcattactgattggctgactttgctgccactcaaaaaatgtagccaattattttaaagtggaggggcagttagatgcctgtgatgtcataagcatcagtttttcagattgggccgttttctggctaacatttctaaaagaggaatttctatgagactgagatctTTAGCAGCTcttgcactttttgtatgtttgtgaatgcgggtagacaaccattattcaacaaagacaaagtaaaaatggtttttcattctctgtcccctttaaagcatctgctaaatgcaccaaaataaacttgatgtTCTTAAACACCATATTTCTGAAATTTTGCTGACATATCAATAGACATTTTTTTCCAGGAAATACAGTTAATTTAaccatgcatttttttataattcttaCCATCAACTTCTTTTGTGGTGTCTTCTTCGTGTGTCACTCCTGTAAGCTTTGACCTGAGACTTTGGTGGATATTTTTTAAGTCTTTAAAATCAGGAACAGCAAAAGCATAATCTGTACTTGTGGAAATGGCATCCATTTCAATGGGATCTGTCAGCCTTGACCCAATGGCAAAAATGACTACCCCAAGAACCTTGAGCGTGTTAGCTGGCCCACGTGGAGAGTCTCTTGATCTGCCACCAGCCACAAGCACAAGCATTTGACCAACGCCATCTTTTCCTCTTGAGGAGAAAATATTGTCTCTAACAAATTGTAGAGCCCTGCCAATATATTGTGGCCTTCCCCCTTTTGGTTTAAGTTTTCTTATAGCATCTGCAACCTCTGGAGTCGATGAATACTTACTGAGATTAAAGTTTATTTCTGCAGTATTACTGAACTGCACAACAGCAATTTGATCTTTTCCTGGACCAACATCAAACATTTCTGCCAAACTGGCTACAAAATCTCGTATAGCTGTGAATCTGTGACTAGCATCATCAGATCCATCAATAAGAAACACAATATTTCTTTTTTCCTTTGAAGtctttactaaaataaataaaagcataatgAAAGATGGGCATTAATTGGTTGTTGTTACCAGTAGTGTCCCAAACACTGGTCAGAATTGCAAGCAGTAGctaatagaaaaataaaaaagtaataatataAAACAGTAAGACAAATATCACTTATAACAGCTCTTACCCATTGGTGTTGGAAACTGCTCAGGAATTTCATTATCACTTGTCAAAACAGAATCAAGTCTTTGGAAAATGCTATCAATTGAAGTAAAGTCAGAAACAAAGAAAGCATATGCTGGTGTAAAAGACACTGTCTGTAACTCAAGTGTGTCAGCATTTCTTGTGCCAATGGTAAAGACTTTAATGTTGCTTTTTCTTAATTCTTGTGAAATGGTTCTGACATCATCATTGGATCTACCACCACTAATTAGATACAGAATCTGAGCTGCACCCTCTTGATGCCTGCCTCCAGATGAGggtgtaaatatattttctttaataaactgcAAAGCAGCTCCAGTGTTTAGTGGCCTTCCACTTTTGTGCCTCATGGAACGTATTGAATTCAGCACCTCATTTTTAGTTGAGTAAGAGCTGAGATAAAAATTTGCTGTAGAATCCCAACTGTACTGGACAACAGCCACCCTATCTTGGTCTTCATCCACATATAGACTTTCAACCACTCTCTGCATAAAATTGCGAATTGCCTCAAAACCATTTCTAGAATCATCAGATCCATCAATAAGAAATGCAACATCTCTTTTGACAGATTCTGTAACAAAAATGGCATGTCAAGGATTATCACGATGAAAGATTTACCTCCTTTTGTTTATTCATAATTAATAACACTATGCATTAGTGTTAACATTACTAGGTTAGGAACATATACATCCTATATTTCCTAGTTCATGCTACCAAATAGTATGTTGTACACTGCTTTCAACCACTGCATGCACAATACATTATAAAATGATTTTCTCTTACCAGAGACCCGAAATCTCATTGTTGGCGGCTGTTGGTAAGATAGCCCTTTTATTAatggtaaaatatttttttgaactTCATGAATGTTTTCAAAGtcagaaataaaaaagtaatttggTTGATGGGATATTGTTTGTAACTCAAGCGTATCAGCATTTGTGGTACCAATACTTAAGGAAATGACACCAGTGTCTCTCAAAGCTTTAGCTGGACCACGAATATCATCTCTAGACCTCCCAGAACTCATCAGAATTAGAACCTGAGGCACACCTTCCGCCTGTCTACTTCCTGCATCAGCAGTAAACAAGTTGTCCTTAACATACTGTAAAGCTGCCCCTGTGTGACGCAGCTTTCCTCCTTTATGACTTAGGCGTTTCACATGGTTTAAAACATCATCTAAGGATGAATGGGCATTCAGCTTGAAATCAACAGCTGTGTCATCACTGTACTGGACCACTGAAACACGATCTTTATCTGGTGCTACGTTCAGTTGCTGAACCAGGGTCTGTACAAAGTTTTGCACTTCTGAGAAACTTTCACTTGTGTCATCAGAGCcatcaattaaaaaaacaatatctcTCTTTCCGGTATCTGCtgcaacatacagtatatatatatatatacacatggtTATTTCATTTCGCTTCTGAAAACACCCTAATTTCAGACATATTATATTTAAGGCATAACTCCAAACATTCAAAATGGGAAATGTAATTCTTACCTGTTGTTGGTTGAAGCCTCCTAGGCTGACGAGGAACTCTTTTTACATATGATACAAGTTTTTGCTCGATGGTTTGAAGGTCATCAAATTGGGGGACAATAAGGGTGTGATCAGGAGTATATGATATGGTCTGCAGCTGAATAGCATCTGCATTTTGAGTGCCTATACTAAACGGGACTATATGGTTCTGTTTCAGGGCAGCAGCAGGTGCTCTAACATCATCTTGAGACCTTCCTCCAGTAAGAATGACAAGAATCTGAGGAACCCCCTCGTTTATTCTGCTCCCAGAGGAGgcaacaaacatgttttttataaagtcaAGAGCTCCTCCTATGTTAAGGGGACTTCCTCCCAGGTGTTGTAGGCTCTCAATTGAACTTAAAATGTCTTGCTTTGTGCCATATGTGTTCAAATCAAATTGGATGCTTGGCTTTGTGCTGTACTGGACCACGGACACTCTGTCTGTGCTCGGTCCAATATTAAGTTTGTCAACCACTCTTTTAACAAACTGAcatatttgtttaaatgcatCCCTAGTATCATCAGACCCATCCAGGAGAAAGACAATGTCTCTTTGTGCTGCATCTAATTCCACTGGGATAAAAATTGAATGGAttcataaaatatttacttttgtgaaatacacaaaaaatgtcataaacacaaaattaatgttaCTGTCTGAAGCACTATTTGCTATGCAACTATATGACTATGAAattcaaatataaacaaagaaacaTATGCTTTCTGTTTTTaagaagaaaaaaacatattctTCATTATGAAGGAATTGtattgtgtatttttatgttcAAAGAGTAAGATCAATCACGCAACAAGAACAGAAAAAGCAAAGAACAAGAAGTTTTCAATTGATGAAATACCAACAATGATTGAGAAATCATTGGCCCAAACAAGAGCTTAAAGCGGAAATGGAATCTTCACAAGCGCAGAGACTCTTCCATGGTTAAGAGGATCTATGGACAGTCATGAAAGTTCTCTGAATCAGCAAAAGATGAACAGCGCATGAAAATAATAACTATTCAAGGACAAAGGCCATTATTTGTCAGTCTTTACCAACAGCAAGAAAGCTGAATCAAAAAAATGGCCTTATGGTTAGGCAAGCAATTTAGTGAAAGGAGATTTTCCATCATGTTTCATATCCAAATTATCAAAGTCAAATAAAGAAGCATGAATTTGAGAAAAACGCCCAGCAAGTGTGGTTATTCTTACCGATGATAGTAGGGGGTTCTATTTCCATTTTGGATTTGATAAAGGAGAGGATATCAGGCTGTATGAGTAAAAGTTCATTAATGTCTGGAAGGTTAAAAAGAAATCTAGCAGAAAATGCTATGCTTTGAAGCTCAGCCTCTACAGCATTCTTTAATCCAATTGCAATGGACAGAACTCCAAAATTTTTGAGATCTTCAGCAGGACCTGCCACATCATCACGGGACTCTCCACCAGTCATGATAATCAATATCTGAGGGACTCCTAGTTGATGTCTACTTCCAAAGGCAGCGGTAAAAACATGGTCTCTGACATACTGTAGGGCTGCCCCGGTATTTAGGGTTTGTCCACCTTTTGCTGTGAGGCCATTAACGGCATAAATTACAGCCTTCTTACTTGTGTAAGTATTAAGTAGGAAATGGGCCAAAGCATCTTCACTGTACTGTATTACAGCAACTCGAACAATATCCTGGTCAATGTCAAGAACATCTACCATCCGCCGAATAAATTCACGGATGACAAGGAGTCCGTTTTTGGAGTCATCAGAGCCATCAAGAAGAAAAACTATATCCCGTTTGTTAATTCCTGTATCAAGCAAGTTtccaagaaaaaagaaaaaggatATTGGAATACATCTTTCTCATTCAATTTACAAATTGAATTGTAAAGACTTTCAATGTGTACAAGAGCCAAAACATGTTTCAAAGTGTCTGAAAAGAAATGTGCAAGCAAAGCAAAGAATGTAAGTGAAATTGACCCTTCAAATATAACTTTGTGGGTCTGAATGTGAATAGTGTTGAAAACACGAAAGCACCTGCGAGTCCATTGTAGTTCATAAACTTCCATGGAATGAACATCTTTTATGTACAAAAGATGTCAACTGAAGACATGGAAGAAATGCAAGAAGACAGAAAGATAAGAAAATATATTCAGTCATTTCAGTGaaatacagtattaaacacagtAGAAAGGTACACTATACCtctaaagcaataaaaaataccCGAACTTAAACAGAATTAGCTtactttttaataattttataattaaaaaatcttacCAGTTGATTCTGGAACTCCTGTGATTGAAAtttcttcaaattgtttggaGTTCTTAATAGCAGAAACTAGTTGTGGCTCAATTAAATTGAGGTCATCAAATCTACTAAGATATGCAAATTGGGATTGGAATGACACTGCTTTCAGCTCATCTGAATCTGCATTTTCTATACCAATGCTTATTATCATTATTTCAAGATCTTTTATGTCCATGGCAGGTTCTATTACGTCATCGCTAGATGGTGTGCTACTCAATAATATTAGGATTTGAGGAATATCTTGAAGCCGTCTACTCCCAGAAGAGGAAGTGAAAACCTGGTGCCTCACAAACTGGATGGCTGTCCCAGTGTTGGCATCTTTTCCACCTTTGTGTTTTAGCAACTTTATTGCATTTAGAACCTCCATCTTTGTTGAGTATGTTTTAAGATAAAACTCAACCTGTGGATTGTCACTGTACTGAACCACAGATACTCTGTATTTGCTCTCCTCTACATTGAGTTTCCCAACAACTCTTTGGAGAAAATCACACATTGCATGGAATCCATTTCTAGTACCATCAGACCCATCCAACAGGAATACAACATCTTTTGCTACGTCTTTGTCATCAGCTATGACACAGTACACAGTATATACATGAGAAATATATAGAAACAGAAAGAAGCACAGCCACAAAAAATGAAGAGACAGCATAAAAGTACACTGCTGCCTGTGCAAGCAGATCAACCACAGCAAAATTAAAAGCTAATTGTTCTTACCTGCCTCTAGAACGACCTCTAGTTCTGCCTTTGGAAGAGTCACATAGTTCTGGATTCTTTCATTAACAGTGCTGAGCTGGCTGAATTCATCCACTTTGAAAGCAAATGCTGGATTGTGCGATATGGCCTCAATCTGTTTCCGGTCTGCATTTTTCACTCCGACACCGAAGGGTACAACTCCCTCAGTCTTTAGAGCAACTGCAGGTTCCCTGACGCTGTCTCTTGATCTTCCCCCAGTCAGAACAATCAAAAACTGGGGGACGTTTTGGGCTGCTCGACTCCCGCGTTCTGGTGTTAAGATGCTGTTTTTCATGAAGGTCAGGGCAGTACCAGTATTCAAACTTCTGCCACCAGCCAGACTAAGTCCACTTACAGCTCTCAACACTTCATCTTTGGTTTGATAAGTGTTCAGGTAGAAGTTAGGGGTTGGTCTCTCACTATGCTGGACCACAGCGACTCGTACTTTATCAATGCCAATGTCAAGAGGCGCAATGACTTTGGAAATGAAGTCACGGATATGGTTAAAGTCCCCTCTGACATCATCAGAGCCGTCAATCAGGAATGCAACATCTCTTTCACCACCAGGAGTAGGAGTTTCAATCAAAAAATGGaaaattacaaaataatgaATGATCTGCAAGCATAAAGCCTATGAATTAAAACTTAAAGcacatgaaaatgtttttggttTTGTGGTTACAGATGACCAATATCTATATTCTTTTTGCTGGTATATGACTGGAAAATCCTAATCCCCTAATTTgagtaaaatttttattttttattaaaaagtggAAAATTACTTTGTGCATCTTTAATAATTAAACTGAATGACTATAAATGTAACACCTGCTGTCTTTGATGATTTTTCTGAGATGCTTTAGCTTACCTGTATCTGTAATAATTGTATCAGTCTCTCCAACGACAGTGATCAGAGGTGTCATTATTTCCTCAACCACGCTTGACAATTCTCTAAAACTTCCTCTGAAGTATGCCAAATTTTCTACGAAAGCAACTGTTTTCAGGAAACTCTCTTCCACTTGGCCAGCTCCAACAGCGAAAGTCAAAACTCCAGCTAGAGCTACACGGTCTGCAATTCTCTTGACCTCATCTCGTGAAGGACCTCCTGTCAGCAGCACAAGTACCTGCTGGATCCCCTGC
This genomic interval from Misgurnus anguillicaudatus chromosome 17, ASM2758022v2, whole genome shotgun sequence contains the following:
- the LOC129452327 gene encoding collagen alpha-3(VI) chain-like; the protein is MWTMWKRRVALCALVGVMVFGLFPNLEAQDAPGPVDLVLLIDGSDNVGADNFPYIRNMAVQVIEGLAVGLDAIRVAVILYAEDPEIQFYLNSHNNKEGILGSIREIEYAGGINANLGAALEEVTNSLLGPEAGGRAEEGVPQTLVVISAGQSSDDVSQGDKDLKQANVFTFGIAVGGSDAAQLEAIATDRSFVLSAPDVRALANVGNQMLQNIIGVAQRTIVIETEVIEASAVGPRDIVFLIDSSMGSTIVNAAREFIRKFIATMPIGPDKVQIGVAMFGTTPKMEINLNSFSSKESLISALTRIKPRPATDVNIGAALNFIRTDMFTAGSGSRIQQGVPQLVLLVTSKKSKDSVQQPAEELRQMGVLTLAAGFRAADEAELKQIAFDERLAFINKDSKKMFRDPKEIISLLTTLSGVVVIETPTDPIVEVTTIETQKVVRDILFVVDGSSYVGNANLPFVRDFITGVVNQLDVRPERVRIALMQFAEGQRTEFYFNTHNTKQDVLSSVAQLRLMGGRSLNTGAALEYALNNHFQSSAGSRRGQGIQQVLVLLTGGPSRDEVKRIADRVALAGVLTFAVGAGQVEESFLKTVAFVENLAYFRGSFRELSSVVEEIMTPLITVVGETDTIITDTVIPTPGGERDVAFLIDGSDDVRGDFNHIRDFISKVIAPLDIGIDKVRVAVVQHSERPTPNFYLNTYQTKDEVLRAVSGLSLAGGRSLNTGTALTFMKNSILTPERGSRAAQNVPQFLIVLTGGRSRDSVREPAVALKTEGVVPFGVGVKNADRKQIEAISHNPAFAFKVDEFSQLSTVNERIQNYVTLPKAELEVVLEAADDKDVAKDVVFLLDGSDGTRNGFHAMCDFLQRVVGKLNVEESKYRVSVVQYSDNPQVEFYLKTYSTKMEVLNAIKLLKHKGGKDANTGTAIQFVRHQVFTSSSGSRRLQDIPQILILLSSTPSSDDVIEPAMDIKDLEIMIISIGIENADSDELKAVSFQSQFAYLSRFDDLNLIEPQLVSAIKNSKQFEEISITGVPESTGINKRDIVFLLDGSDDSKNGLLVIREFIRRMVDVLDIDQDIVRVAVIQYSEDALAHFLLNTYTSKKAVIYAVNGLTAKGGQTLNTGAALQYVRDHVFTAAFGSRHQLGVPQILIIMTGGESRDDVAGPAEDLKNFGVLSIAIGLKNAVEAELQSIAFSARFLFNLPDINELLLIQPDILSFIKSKMEIEPPTIIVELDAAQRDIVFLLDGSDDTRDAFKQICQFVKRVVDKLNIGPSTDRVSVVQYSTKPSIQFDLNTYGTKQDILSSIESLQHLGGSPLNIGGALDFIKNMFVASSGSRINEGVPQILVILTGGRSQDDVRAPAAALKQNHIVPFSIGTQNADAIQLQTISYTPDHTLIVPQFDDLQTIEQKLVSYVKRVPRQPRRLQPTTADTGKRDIVFLIDGSDDTSESFSEVQNFVQTLVQQLNVAPDKDRVSVVQYSDDTAVDFKLNAHSSLDDVLNHVKRLSHKGGKLRHTGAALQYVKDNLFTADAGSRQAEGVPQVLILMSSGRSRDDIRGPAKALRDTGVISLSIGTTNADTLELQTISHQPNYFFISDFENIHEVQKNILPLIKGLSYQQPPTMRFRVSESVKRDVAFLIDGSDDSRNGFEAIRNFMQRVVESLYVDEDQDRVAVVQYSWDSTANFYLSSYSTKNEVLNSIRSMRHKSGRPLNTGAALQFIKENIFTPSSGGRHQEGAAQILYLISGGRSNDDVRTISQELRKSNIKVFTIGTRNADTLELQTVSFTPAYAFFVSDFTSIDSIFQRLDSVLTSDNEIPEQFPTPMVKTSKEKRNIVFLIDGSDDASHRFTAIRDFVASLAEMFDVGPGKDQIAVVQFSNTAEINFNLSKYSSTPEVADAIRKLKPKGGRPQYIGRALQFVRDNIFSSRGKDGVGQMLVLVAGGRSRDSPRGPANTLKVLGVVIFAIGSRLTDPIEMDAISTSTDYAFAVPDFKDLKNIHQSLRSKLTGVTHEEDTTKEVDGFKRDIAFLVDGSDSTRRGFQEIRNFLYNVITNLNVGIDMDRISIIQYSNVAVANFYLNSFIRKDDVLNRVKVLSHKGGRPLNTGSALRYVKDDIFTSSSGSRQKEGIPQILILLTNGRSRDNISEAASSLKEHGVIIFGIGAKDSDSEELHKISSENQVLSFAEFSELPNIQAQLLEAMKPDPTNREKVLLAESHKPKRDIVFLLDGSDGTMNSFPAMRDFVQRVVEKLNIKENGDRVSVVQYSRDPEVHFHLNAYTTKQDVLDSIRGLRHKGGRPLNTGAALQQVKDNVFTTSSGSRRLEGVPQVLILLSGGRSYDNVDAAASSLKEIGVLTFGIGSRGSDRRELQRISNDPNYVISISDFSELPNVQEQLLASVQTVAVPIPPTSPTVTADYTTPKKDVVFLLDGSDGTRSSFPAMRDFVQRVVEKLNIAENRDRVSVVQFSRDPEVHFHLNAYTTKEDVLDSVRGLRHKGGRPLNTGAALQHVKDNVFTASSGSRRLEGVPQILILLSGGRSYDNVDAAASSLKEIGVLTFGIGSRGSDSGELQRISNDPKYAISVSDFSELPNVQEQLLASVHTVAVPIATTSPTGMCMTNIYVLCLFCLDLKSLSSCGLWDNYQQLK